From the genome of Pelosinus fermentans DSM 17108:
CGCAGTTGCCTCTGGCAGCATGACAACAGTACTGGCCAAAGGAAAAAGTATTAAAGAAGCTCTAGAACTTACGGAACAAGACATCATTAACGCTCTAGACGGCTTACCCGAAGCGAAACAACACTGTTCTAATTTGGGCGTGGCTGCTTTACAAGCGGCCATCAAAGATTATCTAGCAAAACAGGGAGAAAGTTAGGTTAAATAACTTTTTTTAGCCTAGTTATGAAATATATTTCATAACTTTCGAAAGGAGGTGAATACTATGCCAAGAAGAGATGGAACTGGTCCGTTGGGTAATGGACCAATGGGCCGCGGTCTCGGCAGCTGCCAAGGCACAGGTTTAGAACGCAACATGCA
Proteins encoded in this window:
- a CDS encoding iron-sulfur cluster assembly scaffold protein — encoded protein: MYSNTVIDHFMSPRNAWQMPDADGIGTIGEPDCGDHCMMFIKVREEIIHEISFLIFGCGAAVASGSMTTVLAKGKSIKEALELTEQDIINALDGLPEAKQHCSNLGVAALQAAIKDYLAKQGES